One Drosophila santomea strain STO CAGO 1482 chromosome X, Prin_Dsan_1.1, whole genome shotgun sequence DNA segment encodes these proteins:
- the LOC120455954 gene encoding transcription elongation factor S-II codes for MAFEVRIKCREMLAAALQAGDLPKGCGDPEDMAAQLEEAIYVELKCCQVKYKNRIRSRLANLRDPKNPGLREKFLLGLIGVEKMARMTPEEMANDDLKQMRQKFVQDSINKAQMAKFQGTKTDLFKCDRCHKRNCIQLHTRDGDEPMVTFVMCDECGNRWKN; via the coding sequence ATGGCCTTTGAAGTGCGCATCAAGTGCCGCGAGATGTTGGCAGCAGCCCTGCAAGCGGGCGATTTGCCGAAAGGATGCGGCGATCCGGAGGACATGGCCGCCCAGCTGGAGGAGGCCATTTACGTGGAGCTGAAGTGCTGCCAGGTGAAGTACAAGAATCGCATACGTTCGCGACTGGCCAACTTGCGGGATCCAAAGAATCCGGGATTGCGCGAGAAGTTCTTGCTCGGGCTGATAGGCGTGGAGAAGATGGCGAGGATGACGCCCGAGGAGATGGCCAACGATGATCTGAAGCAGATGCGCCAGAAGTTCGTCCAGGACTCGATCAACAAGGCGCAGATGGCCAAGTTCCAGGGCACCAAGACGGATCTCTTCAAGTGCGATCGCTGCCACAAGCGCAACTGCATCCAACTGCACACCCGTGATGGCGACGAGCCCATGGTCACCTTCGTCATGTGCGACGAGTGCGGCAACCGCTGGAAGAACTAG